Genomic window (uncultured Hyphomonas sp.):
TTTATCGCGGAACTCATCGGCACGTTCACGCTGGTCCTGTTCGGGTGCGGCGCGGCCGTGCTGGCGGGCGAGTTTGTCGGCCAGCTGGGCATTGCGCTCGCCTTCGGTCTGTCCATCGTGGCCATGGCCTATGGCATCGGGCCGATTTCGGGCTGTCACATCAATCCGGCAGTCAGCTTCGGCGCCTTCATCGCCGGACGCCTCGGCATGAAGGACATGTTCCTCTACTGGGCCGCCCAGTTCATCGGCGCCCTGATCGCGGCCGGCGTGCTTTACATGATCGCCAGCGGCAAGCCGGGCTATGACATCGCCATCAACGGCCTCGGCCAGAACGGTTACGATTCAGGCTCACCCGGCGGGTACAGCCTCGCGGCCGGTTTCCTGTTTGAAGTCGTGGCGACTTTCCTGTTCCTGGTGGTGATTCTCGGCTCGACCTCGAAGAACGCGCCGGCAGGCTTTGCGGGCATCTCCATCGGCCTGACACTGGCCATGATCCACATTGCCGGCATCCAGGTGACGGGCGTCTCGGTGAACCCGGCGCGCAGCTTCGGCCCGGCCGTGTTCGTGGGCGGCGAGGCGCTGACCCAGCTCTGGCTGTTCATCGTGGCCCCGCTGATCGGTGCCGGCCTCGCCGGCTTCCTCGCCACGCTGAACCTCACCGTCAGCGAGGACTGAGGCGGGTCCTCACAATTCGGCAGGATTGGTCAGGCCAAGGTCTTCGCGCCGCCGGATGACGGCGGAGACGATCACCGCGCCGACCATCTTGCCGATGACAAAGACGATCCAGTTCCAGAAATGCAGGGAGTTGCCCGGCTCTGCGCCAAGCTCGATCTGTTTGGCGAGGTCTGCGCCATAGAGGAACACGGTCGTGTCGACCGGCGCCGCAAACAGGCTGGAGAGCAGGATCCGCGTCGACAGGCGGTATTTGGTGAAGGTGAACATCAGCCAGTCCACGCCCTCGGAGATGGCGAAAGCCACCCCGCTGGCCAGCGCGATCACGGGCCAGGCATAATAGAATGACCAGCCCACCGCGAGCGCCATGGCGATGAGGACGCGGTGGTGCATCTCGCGCTGAACGAAATCGCGCACCACGAACACCATGCCGGTGACCATCGTCATCGGATGCAGCGAGACCCCGTGCGGGAACATCTCATTGGTGTGCGGGGTGACGACCTGGAACTCTGGAATGACCCCGAACGACCAGTTCAGGAAGGGAATCAGGGCGACGTAAATGATCGCCCAAAAGCGTCCCTGAAGATACCAGATCGCGCTGAAAGTGAGCGCCAGCGCCAGAAGCGCAGGCAGCAGCTGCTCTGCGTGCCCATTGGTAAGCACTGAAATCAAAGTATTAATCGCGAGGCTCCCCGGCTGACTTGCATTATTGGCAGACGCGACTGACTTGCAAGCCTTGTCATTACCCCGGTGTAATGGCCACTACATTACCTGCACGGGGGCTGCCTCCCCGTCACCCCGACAGGAAATCAGCAACGAAGGTGTTGCCCCCATGCCGGACAGTCTGAACGTCTGCCTCATTGCCGCCCGCGGCAAGAACAATGTGATCGGAAAAGAGGGCGACCTGCCGTGGCGCCTGAAAGACGATCTTTCCTTCTTCAAGAAGGTCACGATGGGCTGCCCCATCCTGATGGGCCGCAAGACCTGGGAAAGCCTGCCGGTGCGCCCGCTGAAGGGCCGTGAGAACATCGTGATGACCCGGGACTGGACCTATAACGCCCCCGGCGCGCGGGTCTATTCCAGCTTCCCGGCGGCCATCAATGCCGCCCGCGCCGTTGCCACCCGGCAGAACGCCAGCTGCGTTTTCGTCATCGGCGGCGCCACGATCTATGATCTCGCCCTGCCCTATGTCGACCGGATCTTCATGACCGAAGTCGATGCGAGCCCGGAAGGCGACGCCCATTTCCCGGAACTGCAGACTGGCGACTGGTCTCGCGAGACGCTGGCCACCTATCCGGCCGGGGATGGGAATGATCACGCCTTCTCCATCGTCCGGATGGACCGTGAGCCGGCTATCGCGCCGCGCACCTGACACACCCCGCACAAAACAATTGACACGATAACTGCCAGATTGCAGTTTCGCTTACACGCGCATAGGGTGGCCTCCTTCTATGGGAGGAAAAACATGGAATATGAAACAGTCGCGAGCGGTCTCCGCTTTCCGGAAGGCCCCGTCGTCATGGCAGACGGCTCCATCATCGTGGTGGAGATCGAGAAGAAGTGCATCACGCGCTGCTGGGATGGTGGCAAGACCGAAGTGATCGCGACGCCCGGCGGCGGCCCGAACGGCCTCGCCATCGGACCGGACGGCGCGCTCTGGGTCTGCAACAATGGCGGCTTCGAATATCACGAGATGGACGGCATGCTGATCCCCGGCAACTGCCCGGAAGATTATGATGGCGGCCGGATCGAACGGGTGGACCTCTCCACCGGCAAGGTCGAGCGTGTCATCGAAGCGGTCGACGGCAACCCGCTGAGAGGGCCGAACGACCTCGTCTTC
Coding sequences:
- the aqpZ gene encoding aquaporin Z, yielding MKIFIAELIGTFTLVLFGCGAAVLAGEFVGQLGIALAFGLSIVAMAYGIGPISGCHINPAVSFGAFIAGRLGMKDMFLYWAAQFIGALIAAGVLYMIASGKPGYDIAINGLGQNGYDSGSPGGYSLAAGFLFEVVATFLFLVVILGSTSKNAPAGFAGISIGLTLAMIHIAGIQVTGVSVNPARSFGPAVFVGGEALTQLWLFIVAPLIGAGLAGFLATLNLTVSED
- a CDS encoding dihydrofolate reductase, which codes for MPDSLNVCLIAARGKNNVIGKEGDLPWRLKDDLSFFKKVTMGCPILMGRKTWESLPVRPLKGRENIVMTRDWTYNAPGARVYSSFPAAINAARAVATRQNASCVFVIGGATIYDLALPYVDRIFMTEVDASPEGDAHFPELQTGDWSRETLATYPAGDGNDHAFSIVRMDREPAIAPRT